DNA from Prunus persica cultivar Lovell chromosome G6, Prunus_persica_NCBIv2, whole genome shotgun sequence:
ACCAAACACCTTCAACACCATAACATCCCACCGTGTCTCTCTCATACTCTACGCCTTATCTTCATATTTCTCTGTCGATTGGCCTTctcttattcttcttctaaCTCTCTATACATGCTCCTTCTccccccttctctctctctctctctctctctctctctctctctctctgttggAATTGTAGAGGAGACTCCTGATTTAGTCGGATCTTGCTTGCTCTCCTCCTCTCTGCCTCATTTCTCTGTTGTCACTGCTCgtccaaaccaaacaaaccgAACCAATTTCCCAATGAATCGATCATAGTCGATTGAAGCATTCGTCAGTTTTGTGTCGATAAAAAAACAACACATTATTGAGGTTGGTGGAGTGTGCAATTCCAGACTTATAGGTGTGGTTGCTCAACCCTAGTTTAGATAGTTTACTTTTTGCCCACCCTAATACAATCACACTCTCACACATGTTTACTTATTAGGAATGTGTATTAGAATGGTTTTAATTCCTGCTTCTTATGTGTTTATTAACTCATGGGTCTTGAAATGATTCTAATTCCTAACTTCTCATACGTATACTAACACACATGAAATTAAAACTTATGtaagttttatattaaaattcataattaaatatcCTCAAAATCAAGAATAAGATTAACTAAGAAGTATATGATCTCATTCTCATTCCTTGATTACCCTATCTAACTTTCATAAATCATATGACTTCTTCCATTCTAGATGAGTAAACACGATACATGTAATTTGATAAATTCGGGTATGTTTGGTGTCGTCAAAGTttgaaagtaaatttaggttttactcataaaaaaactttcacttttggaaaaagccaaagctttttcaaaaaagacagaaaaacctctcaactttcaaaccaaagacatgcaaatgtaaaggattccttaggaaatcaaaaaataaataagggcaattttgtccattttggcttcttttaaaattttgcttttccaaagtctcccaagtTTGAATCCTTAGGAATTCAAAAAAAATGGCAAAAAGGACAAGGCGTGGAAGGAAATGGGACCAGCAGCACACCCCACCAAATAAAATGAAAGCAAAAATTTAATGTACCGTCCCACCTCCACGTTTACTCTGTTAATCTTTCAGTCTTTGCCTCCACTTCTGTCTTCTTGCCGCACTATTAACACTCGAGCGAAATGTGGTTGCCATCTTCACGCGCTCTTTCTTAAGCCCCTCAACTGGGCCCCACCCTCCATAAACAGCGCGCGTGGTCGAAGCCGATACGTATTCATTCCATTTCAATTTGGAAGTCAAAATATTTTCGGGTGAATTGGATTTATTAATTTAGAAGTTTGAAACAGTGCAATCTGTCTTCTTCGCTGTCCGAATCAAAACCCCTTTCCAAAACAGCGTCGTTTTCATTTCCCAGCTCCACTCTTCtccactctctctccctttcttcttcttctcttcgtGTTCGGCTAGCCTACAGCGGaagtagaaaaagaagagCAAAAGCAATCGGCTTTTTCGAAACCCAAAGATCATTTTGGGATTCTTTTTCTTACCCATTTTCTCATTGTAGCTCAGGGTCACTACTTCATTGTTGAAGTGTTCACTCATCTCTACAGAACAGGTTTTCTCAGAGGTATCTattttcctcctcctcctttgtTTTTGCTTCCGCATGTTGTTTTCGTTATGATTGGGGCATTTCTAGAGTTGGGATCTCATTAAACAATTTGAAAATACCATTTGTTTTTCGTTTTAGATCTAATTGTTTACTAAAAGGCTGTACCTTTGCGGATTGTTTGTACTGGAATTGTCACTCTGTAACTTGATTCTGAATTTGGACTTCAAAATTCATTACTTTAATAAGGCATAAAGTGGTTTACATTTACTTTTCAAGTACGACAAGCAAAGGCTATATAGGCTTTAGTAGCATGTTAATTATTGGTTTTCAGAGAGGCCTACAGGGCTAATGGGTGTTAGGTTTAGTAGGATCAAGACTTAGTATATATCAAATATTTAAATGTCAGGTTGGGAACATTGAGAAATGTGACAAGGGTGTTCTCAGAATTGATACTCACTACTTATTGGTAAAGATTGATTGCTTTTGCCATCTCAGATTGttgttggattttattttattaaattttatttttgttggcttGGTATTGTGAGTTAATAAGAATGAGGGAGGTGAATGGTTAACAGGATGGGTGGAATAGAAGAGTGAGTGGAATGGTTAATGGTACAGTGGAATTCCTTGGAGTTGAAGTGCGATAGTCTTGTGGTTATGCTTTAGGGTTTAGGATTAAATGTGGGGTGGTAAATGGTTTGCAAAAGTTTAACCAAGATGCAAATTTTAATGAACAACAATATGGAGAAAGATAGGCTTAGGAATTGGGAATTGAGATATTATTCCAATTGAAATGAGATGAGGAAAAGTTGAACAAGTGAGTTATTGCACCAACCTGAACAAGAGAGTTATTTGACCGACATAACCTCTCCTCGCTGCTGCAgtaattattttatgatttaataTTATGCTTGCTGTATGTTTTCCGATCGATGCCAAGCTAACATGTTAATTATGTTCTCTGTTCGTGTAGTTAATTTGATTCAGCTAAGAGATGAAGGGTTGACCTGCCCTGCTTTGTATGATCTTAAGTTGTAATCCGAACATGGATAAAGTGTCTTCTGACTGTCCATACCCAGGATGCTTCTTTTGTGTCATGAAGGAAGGGAATCCAAGCAAGCGAAGAGCAAGCATTCTGAAATTCTTTAGAGAGCTTCCTGCACAGGATGACGATGGACAAGTTCTCCCTATCAGTGGCCTTTGGAACACTGCCATGGCACATCCAAATGATCCTGAGTTCATCGAGCTTGGCATCTTTGAATGTATGGCTGCACTAATATGGAAGGGTCTAAAGAATCGTCGCTGGCTTTCTCATGACCAGAATATATACATTCCTTATTATGCAGCCCATATTATTGGGTCATACACCATGAACATGGAAGAATTTGCAGAAAGTGCTGTGCATGCTGGGGTAATTCCTCCCTTAGTTGAACTTTTGAGAGGAAGGTTAACTTGGGTAGAACAGAGAGTTGCAGTTCGAGCTTTAGGGCACTTGGCTACCTATGCCAGCACTTTTCCTGCTGTGGCAAGTCATGGTGAAATTCTTGAGCTTTCCATTCAACTAGCAATGAGCTCACTAGAAATCGTTTATTCTCATTTTTACCAGTATGTTGACAGAAGGTTAAGCTATCATTGTGATCTGCTCACCCGCGGTATGGGAGGTGTTGAAATGGAGTCCAGAAAGGCAGAAGAATGGGCAAGTCAGTTACAATGCTGGTCCCTCCAGCTTATTAACTGCTTTGCCTTTAAACCAGAGTTTCTTCCTACCATATGCAAGCCTGAATTCTTAACAAAACTACCTGGCATGTGGGGTGGGCTTGTTAATGAAAACTCACCAGCTGGTATTGGTTTATTAAGAACAATCTGCCATCATAAGTTGGGTAGAGGACCTGTTGCTAGCTGTCCTGGTATTATCGAATCATTGTGTAATATTGCTCGGTCATCAGATGATTGGCAGTATATGACTATTGATTGTCTTCTTTGGTTGCTTCAAGACCCTAGTACAT
Protein-coding regions in this window:
- the LOC18772198 gene encoding uncharacterized protein LOC18772198 isoform X2, which translates into the protein MILSCNPNMDKVSSDCPYPGCFFCVMKEGNPSKRRASILKFFRELPAQDDDGQVLPISGLWNTAMAHPNDPEFIELGIFECMAALIWKGLKNRRWLSHDQNIYIPYYAAHIIGSYTMNMEEFAESAVHAGVIPPLVELLRGRLTWVEQRVAVRALGHLATYASTFPAVASHGEILELSIQLAMSSLEIVYSHFYQYVDRRLSYHCDLLTRGMGGVEMESRKAEEWASQLQCWSLQLINCFAFKPEFLPTICKPEFLTKLPGMWGGLVNENSPAGIGLLRTICHHKLGRGPVASCPGIIESLCNIARSSDDWQYMTIDCLLWLLQDPSTCHKVIDKAVPALVDLAEITTLGDHKKLGDSIVNVLEECVQSQGTGRNSFSNRTKELIEELLNSRQRLKWEKNMPKEDLHIKQAAALVVKLEGNSLFSSGNISGAASKYSEALALCPMRSKKERVVLYSNRAQCHLLLQQPLAAISDATRALCLHNPLNRHAKSLWRRAQAYDMLGLAKESLLDAILFINECSQSNDPDLSLRQNKVPDYAERLVKKQMRAAWLFREAAIKHGGVHCEGDAGDIYGRETDDSEWETASESDIGNDGRDEMGNDDDDDEDDDDSEWKNDDERKEKYDKSSMKACGR
- the LOC18772198 gene encoding uncharacterized protein LOC18772198 isoform X1 encodes the protein MILSCNPNMDKVSSDCPYPGCFFCVMKEGNPSKRRASILKFFRELPAQDDDGQVLPISGLWNTAMAHPNDPEFIELGIFECMAALIWKGLKNRRWLSHDQNIYIPYYAAHIIGSYTMNMEEFAESAVHAGVIPPLVELLRGRLTWVEQRVAVRALGHLATYASTFPAVASHGEILELSIQLAMSSLEIVYSHFYQYVDRRLSYHCDLLTRGMGGVEMESRKAEEWASQLQCWSLQLINCFAFKPEFLPTICKPEFLTKLPGMWGGLVNENSPAGIGLLRTICHHKLGRGPVASCPGIIESLCNIARSSDDWQYMTIDCLLWLLQDPSTCHKVIDKAVPALVDLAEITTLGDHKKLGDSIVNVLEECVQSQGTGRNSFSNRTKELIEELLNSRQRLKWEKNMPKEDLHIKQAAALVVKLEGNSLFSSGNISGAASKYSEALALCPMRSKKERVVLYSNRAQCHLLLQQPLAAISDATRALCLHNPLNRHAKSLWRRAQAYDMLGLAKESLLDAILFINECSQSNDPDLSLRQNKVPDYAERLVKKQMRAAWLFREAAIKHGGVHCEGDAGDIYGRETDDSEWETASESDIGNDGRDEMGNDDDDDEDDDDSEWKNDDERKEKYDKSSMKDLKHGYNVQLAEDEP